One genomic segment of Chelonia mydas isolate rCheMyd1 chromosome 1, rCheMyd1.pri.v2, whole genome shotgun sequence includes these proteins:
- the LOC114018439 gene encoding killer cell lectin-like receptor subfamily G member 1 isoform X3: MEVSRAETSVAEMSEEIIYTSVRFSRTPPVCANDVVTKRAPWRWSSGLCSLAVGAGILSTLMVIAVVVCTVWRIESSYPGCPHQWLGYRSSCYYFSKIKKDWNSSQASCSAEGSHLLMISDAKKMDLFLGMHLDSHWIGLRKNKDTGWTWEDGSKLNNTKVISNSPVQHCGVLSQGTLQASSCEVHCPWICEKSPK, translated from the exons ATGGAGGTAAGCAGGGCAGAAACCTCTGTGGCTGAAATGAGTGAAGAAATAATCTATACTTCTGTACGCTTTTCACGGACACCGCCAGTCTGTGCCAACGACGTCGTGACAAAGAGAG CTCCCTGGCGCTGGTCATCTGGCCTGTGCAGCTTGGCTGTAGGTGCTGGGATACTGAGCACCCTCATGGTGATTGCAGTGGTAGTATGCACGGTTTGGAGAATTg AGAGCTCCTATCCTGGATGCCCTCACCAGTGGTTGGGTTACAGGAGCAGCTGTTACTACTTCTCCAAGATAAAAAAGGATTGGAATTCCAGCCAGGCATCCTGTTCTGCAGAAGGATCACATCTCCTGATGATCAGTGATGCCAAGAAAATG GACCTGTTCTTGGGAATGCACCTAGATTCCCACTGGATTGGTCTGAGGAAGAACAAAGACACTGGCTGGACCTGGGAAGATGGCTCAAAACTCAACAATACAAA GGTCATCTCTAACAGCCCCGTGCAGCACTGTGGCGTCCTGTCGCAGGGTACCCTCCAGGCCTCCAGTTGTGAAGTTCATTGCCCGTGGATCTGTGAGAAATCCCCCAAGTAA
- the LOC114018439 gene encoding killer cell lectin-like receptor subfamily G member 1 isoform X1, whose amino-acid sequence MAGPAPLVSLPGGRSPGAAAGSPGPWQPRAGVGEGSNRPPRRGPLSAATPRFLGDVGSRLASAPGRAVGAGAHPGDSSGLHLKARGSRWEPLLAELRDPPWLPTGLCMETKLLGVTQAPWRWSSGLCSLAVGAGILSTLMVIAVVVCTVWRIESSYPGCPHQWLGYRSSCYYFSKIKKDWNSSQASCSAEGSHLLMISDAKKMDLFLGMHLDSHWIGLRKNKDTGWTWEDGSKLNNTKVISNSPVQHCGVLSQGTLQASSCEVHCPWICEKSPK is encoded by the exons ATggcaggccccgcccccctggTTTCCCTGCCCGGGGGTCGTAGCCCGGGCGCTGCGGCGGGGTCCCCGGGGCCATGGCAGCCGCGGGCGGGGGTGGGCGAGGGAAGCAACCGGCCGCCGCGGCGGGGTCCGCTAAGCGCTGCGACCCCGCGGTTCCTAGGGGACGTGGGCTCGCGTCTCGCCTCTGCGCCTGGCCGTGCGGTGGGGGCCGGAGCTCACCCCGGTGACTCCTCAGGGCTGCACCTGAAAGCCAGGGGGAGCCGCTGGGAACCTCTCCTAGCCGAGCTTCGGGATCCGCCCTGGCTGCCCACAGGCCTCTGCATGGAGACCAAGCTCTTGGGCGTGACCCAGG CTCCCTGGCGCTGGTCATCTGGCCTGTGCAGCTTGGCTGTAGGTGCTGGGATACTGAGCACCCTCATGGTGATTGCAGTGGTAGTATGCACGGTTTGGAGAATTg AGAGCTCCTATCCTGGATGCCCTCACCAGTGGTTGGGTTACAGGAGCAGCTGTTACTACTTCTCCAAGATAAAAAAGGATTGGAATTCCAGCCAGGCATCCTGTTCTGCAGAAGGATCACATCTCCTGATGATCAGTGATGCCAAGAAAATG GACCTGTTCTTGGGAATGCACCTAGATTCCCACTGGATTGGTCTGAGGAAGAACAAAGACACTGGCTGGACCTGGGAAGATGGCTCAAAACTCAACAATACAAA GGTCATCTCTAACAGCCCCGTGCAGCACTGTGGCGTCCTGTCGCAGGGTACCCTCCAGGCCTCCAGTTGTGAAGTTCATTGCCCGTGGATCTGTGAGAAATCCCCCAAGTAA
- the LOC114018439 gene encoding C-type lectin domain family 7 member A isoform X2: MAGPAPLVSLPGGRSPGAAAGSPGPWQPRAGVGEGSNRPPRRGPLSAATPRFLGDVGSRLASAPGRAVGAGAHPGDSSGLHLKARGSRWEPLLAELRDPPWLPTGLCMETKLLGVTQAPWRWSSGLCSLAVGAGILSTLMVIAVVVCTVWRIESSYPGCPHQWLGYRSSCYYFSKIKKDWNSSQASCSAEGSHLLMISDAKKMGHL; encoded by the exons ATggcaggccccgcccccctggTTTCCCTGCCCGGGGGTCGTAGCCCGGGCGCTGCGGCGGGGTCCCCGGGGCCATGGCAGCCGCGGGCGGGGGTGGGCGAGGGAAGCAACCGGCCGCCGCGGCGGGGTCCGCTAAGCGCTGCGACCCCGCGGTTCCTAGGGGACGTGGGCTCGCGTCTCGCCTCTGCGCCTGGCCGTGCGGTGGGGGCCGGAGCTCACCCCGGTGACTCCTCAGGGCTGCACCTGAAAGCCAGGGGGAGCCGCTGGGAACCTCTCCTAGCCGAGCTTCGGGATCCGCCCTGGCTGCCCACAGGCCTCTGCATGGAGACCAAGCTCTTGGGCGTGACCCAGG CTCCCTGGCGCTGGTCATCTGGCCTGTGCAGCTTGGCTGTAGGTGCTGGGATACTGAGCACCCTCATGGTGATTGCAGTGGTAGTATGCACGGTTTGGAGAATTg AGAGCTCCTATCCTGGATGCCCTCACCAGTGGTTGGGTTACAGGAGCAGCTGTTACTACTTCTCCAAGATAAAAAAGGATTGGAATTCCAGCCAGGCATCCTGTTCTGCAGAAGGATCACATCTCCTGATGATCAGTGATGCCAAGAAAATG GGTCATCTCTAA